Sequence from the Corallococcus soli genome:
CCGCTCCCTGCTCCAGCACCAGGATGAGGTCCGCGTGGCGGATGGTGTTGAGCCGGTGCGCGATGACGATGCTCGTCCTGCCCGACAGCAGCCGCCCCAGCGCGAGCTGGATGAGCGCCTCCGTGCGCGTGTCGATGTTGGCCGTCGCCTCGTCGAGGATGAGCACCCGGGGCTCCGCGATGACCGCGCGCGCGAACGCGAGCAGCTGTCGCTGGCCCTGGCTGAGCGTCGCGCCGCCTTCGCCAATCACGCTGTCGTAGCCCTGCGGCAGCCGGGTGATGAAGTCGTGCGCGTGCACCGCCTTCGCCGCGGCCTCCACGTCCTCGCGGGTGGCGCCCGGCTTCCCGTAGGCGATGTTGTCCGCCACCTTCCCGCTGAAGAGGAAGGGCTCCTGGAGCACCATGGCCATCTGCCGGCGGAGGCTCGCGCGCGTCACCTGCCGCACGTCCTCTCCGTCGACGCGCACCGTGCCCCCTGTCGCGTCGTAGAAGCGGGGGACCAGGCTCGCCACCGTCGTCTTGCCCGCGCCCGTGCGGCCCACCAGCGCCAGCGTCTGGCCGGGCTCCAGGCGGAAGGACACGTCGCGCAGCACCGGGCGCTCCGGGTCGTAGCCGAAGGAGACCCCCTCGAACACCACCTGGCCCTTGAGCGGCCCCAGCTCCACCGCCCCCGCCGCGTCCGGCGGCTCCGGGGGCTCGTCCAGGATGCCGAAGATGCGCTCCGCCCCCGCCAGCGCGGACTGCATCAGTGTGGCCACCGACGCGGCCAGCTGCACCGGCCGGAAGAACTGCTGCACGTAGATGAGGAACGCGGCCACGCCCCCCACCGTGAGCCGCCCGTCCAGCACCAGCGCGCCGCCGTAGCCGATGACCAGCGCGGTGGAGAGCGTGGACAGCAGGTCGATGGCCGGTGAGAACGCGGAGGTGATGCCCACCGCCGCCACGTTCGCGTCGCGGTTGGCCGCGTTGCGGTCCCGGAAGCGCTCGATGTTCTTCTCCGTGCGGTTGAACGCCTGCGCCTGCCGCACGCCTCCAATCTCCTCCTGGAGGTTGGCCGTCACGTCGCCCACCGTCTGGCGCGTCTTGCGGTAGGCCTCGCGCGCCCGCGACGCGAAGAACCACGTCGTCACCACGATGACGGGGATGAGGGAGAAGCACGCCAGCGCGAGCCGCGCGTTGAGCACCAGCATCGCGGTGAGCACGCCTACGAGCCCCAGCATCGCCCCCAGCAGCTGCGTCAGCCCCTGCGCGAAGAGCTGGTTGAGCGTGTCCACGTCGCTGAGCAGGCGGCTCATCAGGTCGCCCAGGGGCCGGCGGTCGAACCAGGACAGCGGCAGGTGCTGGAGCCGCTCGAAGAGGCGCCGCCTCAGCTCCGCCAGCACCTTCTGCCCGGTGTGGCCCACGCGCCACGTCTGCGCCCGCTGCACCAGCGCGCCCACCGCGTAGACGACGAGCAGCGCCGCCAGCGTCTGGACGAGCCCGCGCCCATCCCCAGAACCGATGTCGTGGTCGATGGCCCGGCTCACCAGGTACGGCCCCACCGCCTGGCACACCGCGCCCACCAGGATGAACCCCAGCGCCACGCCCATCAGGCGCGCGTGCGGACGCAGCTCCCCCAGCAGCCGCCGCAACACCCTCCCGCGCTGCTGGGCCCGCCCGGCCTCCAGCTCCGCCAGCGACTCGGTGCCTCCCGGTCGCCTCACGCGGCACCTTCCTGGGACGCGGGCTGGAGCTGCGAGCCGAGGATGTCGTTGTACAGCTCGCTTGAGGCCCTCAGCTCCTCATGCCGCCCCTTCGCGACGATGCGCCCCTCGTCCAGCACGAGGACCAGGTCCGCGTCCCGCACGGTGCTGATGCGCTGGGCGATGACCAGCGCCGTCCTGCGCTTGTCCCGCATCAGCGTGTCCAGCGCGCCCTGGATGGCCTCCTCCGTCCGCGCGTCCACCGCCGACGTGCTGTCGTCCAGGATGAGCAGGCGCGGGTCGGTGAGCAGCGCCCTCGCGATGGCCAGCCGCTGCCGCTGGCCGCCGGACAGTCCCACGCCCCGCTCGCCCACCACCGTGTCGTAGCCCTGGGGCAGCGCGCGGATGAACTCCGCCGCCTGCGCCGCCTCCGCCGCGGCCTCCACCTGCGCCTGCGTCGCGTCCGGGTGGCCGTAGGCGATGTTGTCGCGCACCGTGCCTGAGAACAGCAGCGCGTCCTGCAACACCACGCCCATCTGCGAGCGCAGGCTCGCGAGCGTCACGTCCCGCACGTCGTGCCCGTCCAGCAGCACCGCGCCCCCGGTGACGTCGTAGAAGCGCGGCAGCAGGTTGATGAGCGTGCTCTTGCCGGAGCCCGTCGTCCCCAGCACCGCCACGAGCTGACCGGGCTCCAGCGTCACGCTCACCCCGCGGAGGATCTCCCGCTCGCTGCCCGCGTAGCGGAAGCGCACGTCGCGCAGCTCGATGTGGCCCTGGAGCGGCGGCAGGGGCACCGCGCCCGGGCGGTCCGCCACCTCCACCGCCGTGTCGAGCAGCTCGAAGACGCGCAGCGCGGAGGCGCTGGCCCGCGACAGGCTGGACGCGAGGAAGCCCAGCGTCATCAGCGGCATCAACAGGAAGGCCAGGTAGCTGTTGAAGGCCACCAGCTCCCCCAGCGTGAGCCTCTGGTGGAAGATGCGCCAGCCGCCCACGCCCACCACCATCAGCGTCCCCAGGTTGGAGAAGAAGGTGACGAAGGGGAAGTTGTTGGCCACCGCGTCCACCAGCTTGAGGTTCTGCGCCTGGAGCTTCGCGTTCGTCTCCCCGTAGCGCGCCAGCTCCCGCGCCTCGGCGGAGAAGGCGCGCACCACGCGCAGCCCGCGCAGGTCCTCCTGGAGCGTGGTGTTGAGCGTGCCCAGCAGCGCCTGGAGCTGGCCGAACAGCGGCCGCATCTTCGTCACGAACGAGCGCAGCACGAAGAGGATGGGCGCCACGGCCGCGAGCGCCGCCAGCGCCAGCACCGGATCCAACCAGAGCAGCAGCCCCGCGCAGCCCACCAACATCGCCGCCGACGCCGCGAACTGCACCACGCCGCTGCCCACGAAGGTGCGCACCGCCTCCACGTCGCTGGTCAGCCGCGTGAGCAGCTGCCCCGTCTGCGCCTGGTCGTAGTAGCTGAAGGAGAGCCGCTGGATGCGCGCGAAGAGCGCGTCGCGCAGGTCGAACGCCACGCCCTGCGACGCGCGCTCGGCCAGGTAGCCCTGGAGGAAGTTGAACAGGCCCCGCCCCAGCGCGATGGCGACGAGCCCCCCCACCGCCAGCCACACCGGCCGCTGCTCCCCGCGCGCGAGCCCCTGGTCGATGGCGATGCGGATCATCTGCGGGGCACCCAGGTTCGCCACCGACACCACCAGCAGCGACAGCAGCGCCCCCAGCGACTCCAGCCGGTAGCGGCGCAGGTAGCGCAGGGCCCTGAGGATGGCGGCGAGGCCTCCCGCGGGGCGGCCGGATGCGGGTGCTGCGGACGTGCTCACGTGGTGGGACCCCGCCTCCCCGCCGAGGGCACGGGGGGCGCGCGCATGATGGGCGGGCCCCTGCTCCGCTTCAAGCACGACACGCGCGACGTGGGGCCGCGCGAACAGGGTTGCGCCAGGCGCCAGCCCCCGTTAGGTCGCCGGCCGGATTTCGGTTCGTCACGAGGTGAACGTCATGGAGTACCGGCAGCTGGGTGGTTCGGGTTTCAAGGTCCCCATTCTCAGTCTGGGCACGGGCACGTTCGGGGGCTCCGGCGAGTTCTTCAAGGGCTTCGGCTCCAGCGACGTGAAGGAGGCGACGCGGCTGGTGGACATCGCGATGGAGGCGGGCGTGAACATGTTCGACTCCGCGGACGGCTACTCCGCCGGGCTCGCGGAGGAGATCCTCGGCAAGGCGCTGGAGGGGCGGCGCGACCAGGCCATCATCTCCACCAAGGCCACGTTCCGCGCGGGCACCGGCCCCAACGACGTGGGCTCCTCGCGCTTCCACATCACCCGCGCGGTGGAGGCCGCCCTGCGCCGGCTGAAGACGGACTACATCGACCTGTTCCAGCTCCACGCCTTCGACGCGATGACGCCGGTGGAGGAGGTGCTCAACACGCTGGACGACCTCGTGCGCGCGGGGAAGATCCGCTACATCGGCTGCTCCAACTTCTCCGGCTGGCACCTGATGAAGTCGCTGGCCGTGTCGGAGCGCTACAACCTGGCCCGGTACGTGGCGCACCAGGCGTACTACTCGCTCGTCGGCCGCGACTACGAGTGGGAGCTGATGCCGCTCGCGCAGGACCAGAAGGTGGGCGCGGTGGTGTGGAGCCCGCTGGGCTGGGGCCGGCTGACGGGCAAGCTGCGCCGGGGCCAGCCGCGCCCGGAGACCAGCCGCCTGAACAACGCCACCACGGCGGCCGGCGGCCCGCAGGTGCCGGAGGAGTACCTGTTCAAGGTCGTGGACGCGCTCGACGTCGTCGCGAAGGAGACGGGCAAGACAGTGCCGCAGGTGGCACTCAACTGGGTGCTCCAGCGGCCCACGGTGGCCAACGTCATCATCGGCGCGCGCACGGAGGAGCAGCTCCGGCAGAACCTGGGCGCCATCGGCTGGAACCTCACGCCCGCGCAGGTGGCCACGCTGGACGCCGCCAGCACCACTCCCTGGCCGTACCCGTACTTCCACCAGCGTCAGTTCAGCGAGCGCAATCCCTTCCCGGTGACCTAAACCAAGCCCCGTCACGATGGGCATTGCGCGCCCGTCGTGACGGAAGGGAGCGGACGGGGCCCGGGTCCGCCCGGCTCCACCTGGAGGGCAGGTGCCGCTGCCCCCTGGGACTGAGCACTTCACGTTCACGGAGTCACTGTCGGCGTGCCCGCAGGTCCCGGGCCGCCAGGCAGGGCTCCGCTTCGCGTGGAGGCGCGCCCGCTCATGTCCCTCAAGGAATACAAGCCTGGCAGACCCTTTCCCGGTGTCATCGGCCGCACGTGGGAGCAGTCCTCTCCCGCCTGGCCCTCGCCGTTGCGCTCGAAGCCCGGCGCCCCCAACGTCCTGTTCATCATCCTGGACGACACGGGCTTCGGGCACCTGGGCTGCTATGGCTCGCCCATCCGCACGCCGAACCTGGACAGGCTGGCCCGGGGCGGGCTGCTCTACAACAACATGCACACCACCGCGCTGTGCTCGCCCACGCGCTCGTGCATCCTCACCGGCCGCAACCACCACTCCAACGGGATGGCCACCATCACGGAGACGTCGCTCGGCTACCCCGGCTACAACGGCACCATCCCCTTCGAGAACGGCCTCCTCTCCGAGATGCTCATGGAGGCCGGCTACAACACGTATGCCATTGGCAAGTGGCACCTGGCCCCCGCGGAGCAGACGAGCGCCGCCGGGCCGTACTCGCGCTGGCCGCTGGGGCGAGGCTTCGAGCGCTTCTACGGCTTCCTGGGCGGGGACACCCACCAGTACTACCCGGACCTCGTCCACGACAACCACGCCATCCGCGCGCCCGCGACGCCGGAGGAGGGCTACCACCTCACGCCGGACCTGGTGGAGAAGGCCATCGACTGCATCGCGGACTCCAAGCAGGTCGCGCCCGACAAGCCCTTCTTCCTCTACTTCGCCACGGGCGCCATGCACGCCCCCCACCATGTGCCGAAGGAGTGGGCGGACCGCTACGCGGGGCAGTTCGACGACGGCTGGGATGCGTACCGGCAGCGGGTGTTCCAGAAGCAGCTGGAGCTGGGCGTGCTGCCGAAGGGCACGCAGCTGTCCCGCCATGACCCCGACGTGCAGGACTGGGACACGCTGCCCCCGGAGGAGAAGCGGCTCTACGCGCGCATGATGGAGGTGTTCGCGGGCTTCCTGGAGCACACGGACCACCACATCGGGCAGCTGCTGAAGTTCCTGGAGGACACGGGTGAGCTGGACAACACGCTCATCATGGTGCTGTCCGACAACGGCGCCAGCGCGGAGGGCGGGCCGCACGGGTCGGTGAACGAGCTGAAGTTCTTCAACAACACGCCGGAGTCGCTGGAGCAGAACATGGCGGCCATCGACGGGCTGGGCGGACCGAAGTACTTCAACCACTACCCGTGGGGCTGGGCCTGGGCGGGGGACACGCCGTTCCGCCGCTGGAAGCGGGAGGTGTACCGGGGCGGCACCACCGACCCGTTCCTCGTCCACTGGCCCAAGGGCATCCAGGCGAAGGGCGAGGTGCGCTCGCAGTACGCGCACGCCATCGACATGGTGCCCACGGTGCTGGACTGCCTGGGGCTGGAGCCGCTGGCGGAGATCCGGGGCGTCACCCAATCCCCCATTGAAGGCGTCAGCTTCAAGCACACGTTCAACGACGCGAACGTGGAGAGCCGCCACCACACGCAGTACTTCGAGATGTTCAGCAACCGCGCGCTCTACCACGACGGCTGGCGCGCGGTGTGCCCGTTCCCCGGGCCGTCCTTCACGGAGGCCGGGGAAGGCTTCGGCGAATCGACGCTCACCGAGGACCGGCTGCGCGAGCTGGATGCGCAGGGCTGGGAGCTGTACCGCGTCTCCGAGGACGCCTCCGAGACGAAGAACGTGGCGCAGGAGAACCGGGGCAAGCTCATCGAGATGATCGCCCTCTGGTACGCCGAGGCGGGGCGCTACCAGGTGCTGCCGCTCGCGTCGCCGACGCGCGCCGTGTTCGCGCAGGAGCGACCGCAGATCACCCAGGACCGCAAGCGCTACGTGTACCGCCCGCGCACCTCACCCACGCCGGAGAACGCGGCCGTTCACGTGCTCAACCGGCCCCATACCATCACCGCCGAGGTGGACCTGAGCGGCGAGGCGGAAGGGGTGCTGCTGTGCCATGGCGGCCTCACCGGCGGCTACACCTTCTTCATCCAGGGCGGGAAGCTGCACTACGTCTACAACTTCGTCGGCGAACAGGAGTTCCACATCGAGTCCGCGGTGGAGGTGCCGCGGGGGCGCTCGGAGTTGAAGTTCTCCTTCGAGCCCACCGGCAAGCCCGACCTGAAGGCGGGGCGGGGCGCGCCCGGGCGGGGCCGGCTCTACATCAACGAAGACCTGGTGGCCCAGAGCGACATCCCCGCCACCATGCCGCTCATCCTCAGCCTGGGGGAGGGGCTGACGTGCGGCCGGGACGAGAACTCCGCCGTGAGCCAGCTCTACACGGCGCCCTTCGAGTTCACCGGCACGCTCTTCCAGGTGACGGTGGACGTCTCCGGCAAGCACCTGCGCGACGCGAAGGCGGAGCAGAAGGCGGCGATGGCGAAGCAGTGACAGGCAACGACAGGCCCGGACGGGAGGGGGAAGCCCGTCCGGGCCCTGAAGCGAAAGCGACTACTTCACGCCGACGGCGGTCCAGGCGTCCTGGACCTTCTTCACTTCGACGGAGTCCTTGCCGTACAGGTCGGTGGCGGACTTCACGGTGGCCGCGCGGGCCTCGGAGAAGTTCGTCTGCGGCGTCATGTACGTGGTGAGGGCGCGGCCGAAGATCTTCAGGCTCTTGTCCATGCCGATGCCGTCCTTCACCTCCAGGCCGGACGTCCTGTTCTTGCCGCCCTCCGTCAGCAGGTAGAAGGCGTTGTTGGCGATGCCGCTGGAGCCGTGCACCTCCGTCATCTTCGGGTAGTTCTTGTAGTTGTCGATGGAGTACCCGTCCGCCGTCGGGTCGTTCATGTAGCGGAGGGCGTCCGTGCTGTCGCCGTTCTTGGGCGTCCACGCGTCCTCGCCCACGGCCCAGTCGAACTTCACCGCGCCGTTCTTCTGGCTGGCGTACCACTCCACGCCCGTCCCGATGATGTCGCTGAAGGACTCGTTGAGGCCGCCGGACTCACCCGAGTACTCCAGGTCGGCGGTGCGCTGGGTGAGGCCGTGCGCGATTTCATGGCCGGCGATGTCCAGCGTGGTGAGCGGGCCGGCGTCCTTCCCGTCGCCGTCGCCGTACTGCATCTTCTCGCCGTCCCAGAACGCGTTCACCAGGTTGTTGTCGGTGTGCACGTAGGAGATGAGCTTCTCTCCCTTGCCGTCGATGGAGTCGCGGCCCAGCACGTCCTTCATGAAGTCGTAGGTCATCGCGGCGCCGTAGTGCGCGTCCACGCCCGCATGGGCGCGCGCCGGGTCCGTCTTCTCACCCCAGACGTCGTTCTTGTCGGTGATGGCGGTGGTGCCGGACGCCTCCGGGCGGTTCTTCGCGTCGTACGTCACGATGCCCTTGCCGCGCGTCTTGTCCTCCAGCGCGTACGTGCCGTCCTTGCCCTGGGTGGTCTGCAGGTCCACCTTGCCGCTGTACATCGTCTGGTCGTCCGCCACGCGGTCCGCCGTGGCGCCGCCCGTGGCCGGGGTCGCGCCCGGGGTGGCGGCGGTGGACGGCGGCCGGGCCGCGGCGCCACCCGAGTGGGCGGCGTGCGCGGAGCCACCGGCGCAGCACTGGCTGATGGTGTTGAACTGCTTGATGGACTCGCCGGTGTTCGCGTCGATGAAGTAGTTCATCGAGCGGGGCTGCTTGCCGCCGTTCACCGACGTGTCCGTCAGCGTCACGTGGAAGGCCGCGCGGTACTGGCCGTCCGGGCCCTTCACGATTTCGCGCTCCACGGTGGGCGCGCGCGACGTGCTGCCGTTGAAGTCCTTCTGCGCCGTCGCCAGCGCGTCCTTCGCCGTCAGCTTCGTGGGCGCCTTGCCCAGGCCCGCCGGGATGTCGGACACGTTGCCCGTCAGGCTGTCGAACTGGCCCTTCGCATCCAGGTGGCCGATGACCTGCTCACCGGAGACCTTCACGCCCTCGTGCATGCGGTCCAGGCGCACGTGCGTCATGCCCAGCTGGTCCCGCTCCACCGAACGGGGGGAGAACGCCGCGCCGCCGGTGATGCCGCCCAGCTGCGGGTGCTTCTGGTTCACGTACGACACCGTCTGCTGCACGGCCTGCTGCGCCTGGGGGCTGCTCAGGCTCACCGGACCCGGCGTCACCTTCGTGCCCACGCCGTTCAGCGCCACCGCCGCCTTCGCCTTGGAGGGCGCGCCGGCGCTGAAGCTGGACTGGGAGCTCATCCCCACCGGGCCCGCGGGCTTCGCGACGGTGTTCGTCGCCTTGGTGTCGGTGCGCTGGGAGGGGACGACGGCGGGCTTCGAGAGGTCGGTGCGAAGGGCCATGGTGGTTTTCTCGGGGGAAGGGGACGGACAAATTGATTCTCGGGTCAGCCGCCCGAAGGTTGCGCGTGGGTTGAATTCCGACAGGGGGATCTGTCGCTCAACCTCATGATTTTACTGGTGAAGTGTTCGGCCTACATTTCCCGCAAATAAACCTTCCGACCGGTAGGGAGGTGACCGGGCGGGCTGTATTTCGAAGCATTTTCGAGCCCTCCCTGGCCCGCCGTCCACCCACGCCCGGTGGCTGGAAGCTTGACCGCCCGCTCCCTTTGCAGGTATTGAAATTGATAGTGATTATCAATTTCAAGTTGGCCCAGGCCAACCCGTAGGACGGAGGGACACGCCGTGGCACGAGAACTGGGACCGCGAGGGAAGATGTGTCGTCGGTTGGGCATCCCGCTGTCGCGCATCAGCGCGAAGGATCCCGACAAGGACCCGGTGTTGCGCCGGCCGTATCCGCCCGGGCAGCACGGCGCGACGGCGCGCACGTCGGTGAGCGACTTCGCGCAGCGGCTGCGGGAGAAGCAGAAGCTGAAGCTGTACTACGGGCTGCTGGAGAAGCAGTGCCGCAGCGCCTTCCTGGAGGCGCGCCGGTCGCCGGGCAACACCGGCAAGGTGCTGATGCAGCTGTTGGAGAGCCGGCTGGATGCGCTGGTGCTGCGCGCGGGCCTGGCGACGAGCATCCGCCAGGCGCGGCAGTTCGTGCGCCACGGCTACTTCCAGGTGGATGGGCGCAACGCGGACATCCCGAGCATCCGCCTGAAGCCGGGCAACGAGGTGCGCTTCCACCCCGCGCACCTGAAGCTGGCGGCGGTGCAGGACGCCTTTGGCCGGATGAAGTCCCGGCAGGTGCCCGCCTACGTGCAGGTGCTGGGCGCGGGGGAGGGCATGCGCTTCGTGCGCCTGCCGGAGCGCGAGGAGATCCCCGTGGACGTGAACGAGCCCTTCATCGTCGAGTACTACGCGCAGCGCAGCTGAGCCACCGGCCCCCCTGCCGTCCGTCCGCGAGGCATGCGGGCAGGCAGGGGAGGTCCGGGGCGCCCGCGCACCCCATCTTCCTCAAGGACCTTCTTGAGGGAGGAGCAGCGGGATGCGCGGGGACGGGGCGGAGCCGGCGGAGGGGTGGGTGGCGCCGCGCGGGGTGGCGGCCCGGGGACACCTGCCCCGTCACGTGGCCGGCCTCTTCCGCTTCCAGCCGGGCCGGCCCGCGGTGGCGGCGGGGCTGAGGACGGCGCTGGCGTTGGGCGTCCCCCTGCTGGTGTCCGCGCTCCTGCAACTGCCGCAGGCGGCGTGGGCGGGCATGGCGGGGCTGTTCGTGGCGCTGGTGGACAAGGGCGGGCCGTACCGCACGCGGGCCTGGGCCATGGGCGCGATGACGGTGCTGGGCGCGCTGGTGGGGCTCATCATCGCGCTGCCCAGCCCCTTCTGGGTGGACGTGGCGCTGACGCTCCTCTGGGTGACGGCGTGCGGCTTCGCGCGCAGCTACGGCGACACGCCGGGCATCCTGGGCATCCTGCTGGCGAACCTGTTCGTGGTGTCGCTGGCCCTGCCGTCGCACGGGCCGGGGGCGGCGCTGATGCAGGCCGCGTACTTCGTGGCGGGCGGCGCGTGGTCCATGTTCCTGGCGCTGGTGCTGTGGCCGCTGCGGCCCTACCGCCCGGCGCGGCTCGCCATCGCCACCTGCTACGAGGAACTGGCGAACGTCGCGGACGCGGTGGCGGGCTGGCCCCTGGAGGGGCCCTCCCGCGTGGGGACGTGGGAGGCGGTGCAGCGGGCCGCGCGCATGCGCCAGTCGCTGGAGACGGCGCGCGACACGCTGGGGGCCACGCGCCAGGGGCGGCAGGAGGAGAGCGGGCGCGGCGAGCACCTGCTGGTGTTGCTGGAGGACGCGGACGCAATGTCGCTGCTGCTCACCGCGATGTCGGAGTCCCTGGACGAGGCGCCGCGCGGCGGGGCCTGCCGCGTGGCCCGCGCGGAGGCCCAGCGCGCGCTGCGGTCGCTGTCGGTGGACCTGCGGGGCGTGGTGGGCGGCCTGGTGCGGGGCACGGCGCCGGTGCCGACCGCCTGGGACGCGGAGGCGGTGACGCGGGTGGTCCACGCGGACGGGGGGCTCCCGGAGCCAGCGCGCTCGCAGTACGCGCACGTCGCGGGCCTGCTGGGGCGTCTGCGCGAGCACGGCGCCGTGGCGGTGGACGTGGCCTCCCGGCTGGAGGGCGGAAGGCCGCTCCCCGAGCGCGACACGATGTCCTTCTCCGCGGCCCCGGGCCAGGAGCGGGGCGGGTGGGCGGTGCTGCGCGACCACCTGACGCCGCAGTCCGTGGTCTTCCGGCACGCGCTGCGGCTGGGGCTCACCGCGACGGTGGCGACGGCGCTCGCGGAGGGGCTGGGGCTCAATCACTGGTACTGGGTGACCATCACCGTCATCGTCGTGCTGCAACCCTACGCGGGCCTCACGATGGAGAAGGGGCTGCAACGCGTGGCGGGGACGCTGGTGGGCAGCGTGCTGGCGATGGGGCTCGTGTACGTGCTGCCGGCGCGGTGGATGATGCTCGCGGTCATCGTCGGGCTCATCTGCGTGTCGGTGAGCGTGCGGCCGCTCAACTTCACCGTCTTCCAGGTGCTGCTGGCGCCCGCGCTGGTGCTGCTCGCCGAAATCCAGACGGGGGACTGGCAGCTCGCGGGCGTGCGCATCCTCAACACGCTACTGGGGGGC
This genomic interval carries:
- a CDS encoding FUSC family protein, encoding MRGDGAEPAEGWVAPRGVAARGHLPRHVAGLFRFQPGRPAVAAGLRTALALGVPLLVSALLQLPQAAWAGMAGLFVALVDKGGPYRTRAWAMGAMTVLGALVGLIIALPSPFWVDVALTLLWVTACGFARSYGDTPGILGILLANLFVVSLALPSHGPGAALMQAAYFVAGGAWSMFLALVLWPLRPYRPARLAIATCYEELANVADAVAGWPLEGPSRVGTWEAVQRAARMRQSLETARDTLGATRQGRQEESGRGEHLLVLLEDADAMSLLLTAMSESLDEAPRGGACRVARAEAQRALRSLSVDLRGVVGGLVRGTAPVPTAWDAEAVTRVVHADGGLPEPARSQYAHVAGLLGRLREHGAVAVDVASRLEGGRPLPERDTMSFSAAPGQERGGWAVLRDHLTPQSVVFRHALRLGLTATVATALAEGLGLNHWYWVTITVIVVLQPYAGLTMEKGLQRVAGTLVGSVLAMGLVYVLPARWMMLAVIVGLICVSVSVRPLNFTVFQVLLAPALVLLAEIQTGDWQLAGVRILNTLLGGALALLGIRLLWPSPEHARFPEEVASVLRAGRDYLREVARTPVPAEPELRAARRRVGVALLSAEASFQRMLSEWKGPAKELEPGMALITFARRFTAAVTALAASRAWHPTSDLGPVVRYASDALEELAAALVARRVPSGLKREAPSLEGTDALERTQVSRLVRQLGVLHRAVERMPPALRAAEDGGARPVPA